In Betaproteobacteria bacterium, one genomic interval encodes:
- a CDS encoding copper-binding protein, giving the protein MGKQATGQKRFRGSIDAGAALGEHPPHGPVESLKWPAMTMEFKLPNAALREDH; this is encoded by the coding sequence ATGGGCAAGCAGGCCACCGGGCAGAAGAGATTCCGTGGAAGCATTGATGCGGGGGCCGCACTTGGTGAGCATCCGCCGCACGGACCGGTGGAAAGTCTCAAATGGCCAGCCATGACCATGGAGTTCAAGTTGCCAAACGCGGCGCTGCGAGAAGACCACTAG